The genomic stretch ATAGCGGATCGTCTCGATATTCACGCCGGCTCGTCGAGATAAGTCACCAATCTGCATTTTTTGCTTGCTCCTGTAGTAACTACAGGATGTAGCACGGCGTCACTAAAATTTCGAGGATAGACACATGGCCGCCGCCGCAACCGACACCATCCGCTATCACGTCACCGGCATGGACTGTTCATCCTGCGCGGCAAAAATCGAGGGCGCAGCCCGCACGGTCGAAGGTGTTGCCGATGTAAAAGTGTCGATTGCCTCGCAGATTATGACGCTCGAAATCGATGACCCTGCCCGGCGTCTTCCGATGCTAGAAACCGCCGTGACAAACCTCGGCTACCAACTCGACCGCGTCGTCGCAGAGGGTAACGATCATATTCCCAACCTGTCGCATGTGACCCCTGCCTATAAGCGAGCGCTCTGGATCGTGGTGCTACTCAATGCCGGATACGGCATCATCCAGATTGGCGGTTCCATCATTTCTGGGTCGCAAGCCCTACAGGCCGACGCCCTCGACTTCATTGGCGATGGTCTGATTTCTTTCCTTGGGCTGATCGCCGTGGGCTGGGGCCTTGCGGCTCGCGCCAAGGCGGCCTTGCTTCAGGGTATCTTTCTGGCCCTGCTCGGCCTCGGGGTAATAGGTTCGACCGCCTACCGGGTCTTTGTCGAACATGAGCCACAAACCCTGCTCATGGGTAGCTTTGCCCTTGTCGCGTTCGTCGTCA from Thalassobaculum sp. OXR-137 encodes the following:
- a CDS encoding cation transporter, which gives rise to MAAAATDTIRYHVTGMDCSSCAAKIEGAARTVEGVADVKVSIASQIMTLEIDDPARRLPMLETAVTNLGYQLDRVVAEGNDHIPNLSHVTPAYKRALWIVVLLNAGYGIIQIGGSIISGSQALQADALDFIGDGLISFLGLIAVGWGLAARAKAALLQGIFLALLGLGVIGSTAYRVFVEHEPQTLLMGSFALVAFVVNVLAAVVLIPHRKGDANMRAVWLFSRNDAIGNLAVIAAAALVWWLNNPWPDLLMAFVVAALFLQSAWSIIKDARSDLEQASRA